From Chiloscyllium punctatum isolate Juve2018m chromosome 36, sChiPun1.3, whole genome shotgun sequence, the proteins below share one genomic window:
- the LOC140460912 gene encoding uncharacterized protein, which translates to MEKPEESRPVEKPWKCGDCGKGFRVPSALETHRRIHTGERPFSCPECGKGFVQASHLLSHHRVHTRVWRSTCPVCGKGFTQASHLVTHQRSHTGERPFSCAECGKGFTQASHLVAHRRVHTGERPFSCPECGKRFTHSSHLQAHQRVHTRERSFSCPECGKGFTRSSALLAHQRVHTGERPFPCSECGKAFSDSSTLLAHRGLHSGERPFSCPKCGKAFSNSSVLLRHQRIHTGERPFSCPECGKSFTQASHLLTHQRVHTGERPFACSECGKAFVDSSDLRRHRRVHTGERPFLCTECGRRFTLSCNLQRHQRRHQRSQQLDSTSDAAVGQPQS; encoded by the coding sequence atggagaaacccgaggaatcccgccccgtggagaaaccgtggaaatgtggtgactgcgggaaaggcttccgtgtcccatctgccctggagactcatcggcgcattcacaccggggagagaccgttttcctgccctgagtgtgggaaggggtttGTTCAGGCCTCCCACCTGCTGTCCCACCATCGGGTCCATACTAGGGTCTGGCGGTCCACCTgccccgtgtgtgggaagggctttacccaggcctcccacCTTGTGACCCACCAacgcagtcacaccggggagaggccattctcttgcgctgagtgcgggaagggctttacccaggcctcccacCTTGTGGCCCACCGGCGGGTCCATACCGGagagaggccgttctcctgccccgagtgcgggaagagATTTACCCACTCTTCCCACCTCCaggcccaccagcgggtccacaccagaGAGAGGTCAttctcctgccctgagtgtgggaagggctttacccgctcctctgccctgctggcccaccagcgggtccacaccggcgAGCGGCCcttcccttgttctgagtgtgggaaggccttcagcgactcTTCTACCCTGCTGGCCCACCGGGGACTCCActctggggagaggcccttcagctgtccgaagtgtgggaaggccttcagcaattcctccgtcctactgaggcaccagcggatccacaccggggagaggcccttcagctgccctgagtgcgggaagagctttacccaggcctcccacctactgacccaccagcgggtccacacgggtgAACGGCCGTTTGCCTGTTCCGAGTGTGGAAAGGCCTTTGTCGACTCGTCGGACCTGAGGaggcaccggcgggtccacactggagagaggccGTTCCTCTGCACTGAGTGTGGGCGGAGGTTCACGTTGTCCTGCAACTTACAGAGGCACCAGCGGAGGCACCAGCGCTCTCAACAATTGGATTCTACCAGTGACGCTGCTGTGGGTCAACCTCAGTCATGA